In the Bacteroidales bacterium genome, one interval contains:
- a CDS encoding UvrD-helicase domain-containing protein, whose amino-acid sequence MFKIINASAGSGKTYTLVKEYLILLFKNTDNYKHILAITFTHKAAAEMKERIVDALEQISEPDKYPNSSINKNMLPEIKKALPNIAEDKFPVLAKTCLSKILHNYSEFSVSTIDSFSHKIIRAFSHEMNIASGFNIELDFKKLIKEAVANMIAGAGNDRELTEFLINYIDHLHENESTKDFERPIIELGEVLSNEKIKSLIEKNNFLSFDIPFFKKIISELHTIKNSLEKEIKGIAQDSINAINQAGLESNDFYQGSKGIFSYFGKILDNFDELTVGKYVSDSINNYHDDSKWIANKKNANPNVLSIKPLLFENFNKTQELYKEYIDYKIILDNIYTYALLNEIAKEIDLIKSEQNILPISEFNTKISDIVAQSEAPFIYERIGEKYNYLMIDEFQDTSILQWQNVIPLIDNSLSNNYNNLIVGDGKQAIYIWRNGEVRQFTSLPNIYKSVSPKEITSARENSFERNISRINLDQNFRSAKTIVNFNNQLFKYFSENNTYISDPAYKNIYANDLFIQKANNNFDGYVEVITYEEDTDIEYKEFNIYKTYEIIKKLHDEYNYDYSDIAILSYKSEQGQQIGSFLLEKGIDVVSPDSLSIISSPKIIFISSIINMLTKQSNDIDLNICIKFLSEQDKYNKTYESLSKSIEKTSSRIQSFTNVCKKLNINLDIEKLSLYTVYEVCEHLIDLFKLNNNDIFIQRFLNIFQENPKLTLAEFPEWFKSKGEKTYISSIEGNEAVNILTIHKSKGLEFPVVICAFVDYKIQNNQSKYLYVNNKTKYKELDSYIIKYSKELEKSSYTEEYQEEKESQNLDKINLLYVALTRAKDQLYVITKRDNSSGEDFRANRLICNFIDSDNCNYLNPNKIENNIVSFGTLSKNMKDESVLQESVNLESIYHNWRTRLKIASSLRNYNINDDYEYTSEEIEWGKKFHAGISYLMTAKDIDKAMYLLESNEPINNIEKERIRHIFNMIIEDNAINELLFDYNKVYIEKEMMNFESNFFRADRITIKNDVYNIIDFKTGKENSKDIKQIKNYCDILRSMGINKVNGYIIYCKYDAVKLITC is encoded by the coding sequence ATGTTTAAGATCATTAATGCGTCGGCGGGTTCAGGAAAAACTTATACTCTCGTAAAAGAATATTTAATCCTATTATTCAAAAACACAGATAATTACAAGCATATTCTGGCAATTACTTTTACCCACAAAGCCGCTGCCGAAATGAAAGAACGTATTGTTGACGCATTAGAGCAAATTTCTGAACCGGATAAATACCCGAATAGCAGTATTAATAAAAATATGTTGCCTGAAATTAAAAAGGCTTTACCAAATATTGCCGAAGATAAATTCCCTGTTTTAGCTAAAACATGCTTATCAAAAATTCTGCATAATTATTCCGAATTTTCCGTATCGACAATAGATAGTTTTTCTCATAAAATTATCAGGGCCTTCTCTCACGAAATGAATATTGCTTCGGGATTTAATATTGAATTGGATTTTAAGAAGCTTATCAAAGAAGCTGTTGCAAATATGATAGCAGGAGCCGGAAATGATCGGGAACTAACCGAATTTTTAATTAATTACATCGATCATCTGCATGAGAATGAATCTACAAAAGATTTTGAAAGGCCAATAATAGAATTAGGTGAAGTACTGTCAAATGAAAAAATAAAATCATTAATAGAAAAAAATAACTTTCTAAGTTTTGATATTCCTTTTTTCAAAAAGATTATTAGTGAACTTCATACAATAAAAAATTCATTGGAAAAAGAAATAAAAGGAATTGCTCAGGATTCAATCAATGCGATTAATCAAGCCGGACTGGAGAGCAACGATTTTTATCAGGGTTCAAAGGGTATTTTCAGTTATTTCGGAAAGATTTTAGACAATTTTGATGAGCTAACAGTAGGTAAATATGTAAGTGATAGTATAAATAATTATCATGACGATAGTAAATGGATAGCAAATAAAAAAAATGCAAATCCGAATGTATTGAGCATAAAACCTTTGTTATTCGAAAATTTCAACAAAACACAAGAGCTGTACAAAGAATATATTGATTATAAAATAATCTTGGATAATATTTATACTTACGCCCTACTCAATGAAATCGCCAAAGAAATAGATCTAATAAAATCCGAGCAGAATATTCTGCCTATATCAGAATTCAATACAAAAATCAGTGATATAGTTGCACAATCAGAAGCGCCTTTCATTTACGAACGCATAGGAGAAAAGTATAATTACTTAATGATTGATGAATTTCAAGATACATCAATACTGCAATGGCAGAACGTTATTCCTTTAATAGACAATTCATTATCCAATAATTACAATAACCTTATTGTCGGCGACGGAAAACAGGCGATATATATCTGGCGAAATGGCGAAGTTCGTCAATTTACATCTTTACCAAATATTTATAAATCGGTAAGTCCGAAAGAGATTACCTCAGCGAGAGAAAATTCCTTCGAAAGAAACATCAGTCGGATCAATTTAGATCAAAATTTCAGATCTGCAAAAACTATAGTCAATTTTAACAATCAGCTATTTAAATATTTCTCTGAAAACAATACATATATTTCCGATCCGGCATACAAAAACATTTATGCAAATGATCTTTTTATTCAGAAAGCTAATAATAATTTCGACGGATATGTTGAAGTAATTACTTATGAAGAAGATACGGACATTGAGTACAAAGAATTCAACATTTATAAAACTTACGAAATAATCAAAAAACTTCATGATGAATATAATTATGATTACAGCGATATTGCGATCCTGAGTTACAAATCGGAACAAGGACAACAAATCGGAAGTTTTTTACTCGAAAAAGGTATTGATGTTGTTTCACCGGATTCTCTGTCGATTATTTCGTCGCCAAAAATTATTTTTATCAGTTCAATAATCAATATGCTTACAAAACAAAGCAATGATATCGACCTGAATATTTGCATTAAATTTTTAAGTGAACAAGATAAATATAACAAAACCTATGAATCACTTTCCAAGTCTATAGAAAAAACTTCGTCCAGAATTCAATCATTTACCAATGTATGTAAAAAATTAAATATCAATTTAGACATAGAAAAGCTATCATTATATACAGTTTACGAAGTTTGTGAACATTTGATTGATCTTTTCAAACTGAACAACAACGATATTTTCATCCAAAGATTTTTAAATATATTTCAAGAAAATCCGAAGTTGACTTTAGCCGAGTTTCCGGAATGGTTTAAAAGCAAAGGTGAAAAAACCTACATTTCATCTATAGAAGGAAATGAAGCCGTTAATATTCTCACAATACACAAAAGCAAGGGATTAGAATTTCCTGTTGTTATCTGCGCTTTTGTCGACTATAAAATTCAAAACAATCAAAGCAAGTATTTATATGTTAATAATAAAACTAAATATAAAGAACTTGATTCATACATAATTAAGTATTCAAAAGAGCTTGAGAAAAGTTCATACACAGAAGAATATCAAGAGGAAAAAGAAAGTCAGAATTTAGATAAAATTAATTTACTATATGTGGCTCTAACACGTGCGAAAGATCAATTATATGTGATAACCAAGAGAGATAATTCTTCAGGTGAAGATTTCAGAGCAAACAGATTGATTTGTAATTTTATCGACAGTGATAATTGCAACTATCTAAATCCTAATAAAATTGAGAATAATATCGTATCATTCGGCACTTTAAGCAAAAATATGAAAGATGAAAGTGTTTTACAGGAGTCTGTAAACTTGGAAAGTATATATCACAATTGGAGAACAAGACTAAAAATAGCTTCATCTCTCAGAAATTATAATATCAACGATGATTATGAATATACTTCAGAAGAGATTGAATGGGGAAAGAAATTTCATGCCGGAATTTCATATTTAATGACGGCAAAGGATATTGATAAAGCAATGTATCTGCTTGAAAGTAATGAACCAATTAATAATATTGAAAAAGAGCGGATTCGCCATATTTTTAATATGATTATTGAAGATAATGCTATTAACGAATTACTTTTCGACTATAATAAAGTTTATATTGAAAAAGAAATGATGAATTTTGAAAGTAATTTTTTCAGAGCCGACCGTATTACTATTAAGAACGATGTTTATAATATAATTGATTTTAAAACCGGTAAGGAAAACTCAAAAGATATTAAGCAAATAAAAAACTATTGTGATATTCTTCGGAGCATGGGAATTAACAAAGTTAACGGATATATTATTTATTGTAAATATGATGCTGTGAAATTGATTACATGTTAG
- a CDS encoding T9SS type A sorting domain-containing protein, translating into MKQTLLFLTIFLSLNSISLSQNRILTRGAEPGELYLSGIWYGIGDDPVYETLRDAVYHITENGKKISIQYDVDYFIDNYTEPGSVMQPEYFMADATTGVLYNKRVYSKNSYSYTQLWVSFDYGKNWTFREELSFAMYYSGIFTHDNQSIMYRGGGGMYYSLDFGEEWMKIDNTGYTLDGDIGYSECEFLGLDLNTLLYTQTCYNTYTETLIDGEYMYGNVNGTFPDVYRGGKEGEVYVSSWFPDQTFKIAFSADTGYTFRTVYVSDVYTPGVDIYKPVFMSDRESGVFYILRRNKIYDYDPYGWHLEVCVDYYRDYGETLVASYCHDLPKDYGDICEPVNNLASYKPTHNSVLLSWEEPECSLPVAGYIIYRNGEELNEEFIVDTFYLDENLDVGDYNYYVVTHYTNGCISEISNQVTEIIELGIKYIEDNIIVFPNPTTGELTIKNEELRIKNICVFDVFGRHVYFQQQNIEKTIIVDISDFKTGIYFIQIQTENGIVNKKILKK; encoded by the coding sequence ATGAAACAAACATTACTTTTCTTGACTATTTTTTTATCATTAAACAGTATATCTCTTTCCCAAAACCGTATTCTTACACGAGGAGCCGAGCCGGGTGAGTTATATCTTTCCGGGATATGGTATGGTATAGGAGATGATCCTGTGTATGAAACACTCCGGGATGCGGTTTATCACATAACTGAAAACGGCAAGAAAATAAGCATACAATATGATGTTGATTATTTTATAGATAACTATACCGAACCCGGTTCAGTAATGCAGCCGGAATATTTTATGGCTGATGCTACTACTGGTGTACTGTATAACAAACGCGTTTACAGCAAAAACAGTTATTCTTATACCCAACTCTGGGTAAGTTTCGATTATGGGAAAAATTGGACATTTAGAGAGGAGTTGAGTTTTGCTATGTATTATTCCGGAATCTTTACACATGATAACCAGTCTATTATGTATAGAGGTGGTGGCGGAATGTATTATAGTTTGGATTTTGGAGAAGAGTGGATGAAGATAGACAATACAGGGTATACTTTAGATGGAGATATTGGATACAGTGAGTGTGAATTTCTTGGATTAGACTTGAATACATTGCTTTATACACAAACATGCTACAATACGTATACTGAAACATTAATAGATGGTGAATATATGTATGGCAACGTTAACGGTACTTTTCCGGATGTTTACCGAGGCGGTAAGGAGGGAGAGGTTTATGTAAGTTCCTGGTTCCCGGATCAAACTTTTAAAATAGCTTTTAGCGCCGACACTGGATATACCTTTCGAACGGTTTATGTAAGCGATGTTTATACTCCTGGAGTTGATATTTATAAACCTGTTTTTATGTCGGATAGAGAATCCGGCGTTTTTTATATTCTCAGGCGCAATAAAATATATGACTATGATCCTTACGGGTGGCATTTAGAAGTGTGTGTGGATTATTACCGTGATTACGGCGAAACACTGGTAGCTTCGTATTGTCATGATCTTCCCAAAGATTACGGTGATATTTGCGAACCGGTCAATAATCTTGCATCTTATAAGCCGACTCATAATTCTGTTTTGCTCTCATGGGAAGAACCCGAATGCAGCCTTCCTGTTGCGGGCTATATTATTTACAGAAATGGTGAAGAGTTAAATGAAGAATTTATAGTCGATACTTTTTATTTAGATGAAAATCTTGATGTAGGCGATTATAACTATTATGTTGTTACACATTACACTAATGGCTGCATTTCGGAGATTTCAAATCAAGTAACAGAGATTATTGAGCTTGGAATCAAATATATTGAAGATAATATTATTGTTTTTCCAAATCCGACAACCGGAGAGTTAACAATTAAAAATGAAGAATTAAGAATTAAAAATATTTGTGTTTTTGATGTGTTTGGAAGACACGTTTATTTTCAACAACAAAATATTGAAAAAACAATAATAGTAGACATTTCGGATTTTAAAACAGGAATCTATTTTATTCAAATTCAAACTGAAAATGGTATTGTAAATAAGAAAATACTAAAAAAATAA
- a CDS encoding C25 family cysteine peptidase, with translation MKKHTLILIILFCTTKLWSQNWIGFSNTEHSVSELEILSSTSQSVSLKLTVPGIYKTDTLVNGTSYSRLILPGGEAVNPAGYPEIPTLRYQVAIPVCEEIDIEYQIISRQSMTSYKLYPVPDIIFGQDSDGHPVQTEVFYINNDAYSLPCSSFLEPFAEVVSAGALRSQRFAELLLHPVEYCPLTNQLSVIDRVEIILTFTNPQGDIRQNTGIFNKVAATTFINYEDNGISALVNDKAFEKDGFEQGNVQYINLTDTAQACQLVADYLIITDPAFFNPSDPNSQLTRLAEHRAFYNGFDVVILNVADILSDAVGFYYEGQDSIPSQSKYKKEQRIRTCIRCVYEGKNAQHTLDGHLAYVLLVGDVYENNTGMPTSFDHDIAVYNNPNDIMPSDYYYSCITKDEEGEYDDVGDLFIGRFSVENNEHLYNMVEKTFFRERDITNRAYIKNGSYINNYSLSSSYGYLLYNAEFGDFINSLRHINYWRFRYFDCLNTWTWSLPINESFLFSLWDSNFTQYFGKGGIDNWEYITQLDFSNELNNERNYTFINAYAPETGHFDNAECLGEFLTRYSPHKGAVGYIGASRFISTTITIPIYYPPYHSNIRYYFELMPYNLMANNISIVGELMLASKVAGSVNLNKKQNKYALNLFGDPALNLFAHGFEITRDATTDDIAEIPCKVRVHNNATLTILSNHSLNLLNGGKLIIENNGNLVIQSGAQINGVAGDSIPAIQVKGGGFIVGDNVAFNNVNGILLENTNSSSNPWLYDGDKQYNLRNVTFNNTKLTHRGTKLNISNCIFNNGSNVETFASVSVLDSCVFNETAFLSDYSAATINDTDFKPTATISNNNFTDNDSCPAILLKNLSMYDISNNLISGYKTGISLSGCGGNTLSESQNVRVSVIIRKNNISGCETGIELYNSVGDFRSNNIYENNFGIQLYNNCYTTFNNYLQNAQIIQDNSSFELYASANSFPVMFQYNQIVDEDNLGNDYYDPLIYWDVISPYLGNAQDINNNYWGENFDREEDLYPFKSFSCDLIWEPGKSSSSEPDLAAILYEAGLAYFAIEDYGNAGASFKELIEGYPESRFAVAALHELFALEQLTNKDYNNLYDYFSSISPSDSSLFSVADFLATRCNIKEKSWQLAIDWYEDRIENPPSYADSIFAVIDLGDIHLIMEIEEDTSGLKSNAIYNYRLAEIKPESIQAHKEKTEVLLAGLPKIEKTQTENYNKQNNSKGILSQNIPNPATGSTIINYEIFTEGNVEVRIYNTLGQLIKNSIQGKLNKGNYQTQISLSDISTGIYYYVLYINNEKADARKLVVNR, from the coding sequence ATGAAAAAACATACTCTAATACTAATCATCCTGTTTTGCACAACAAAGCTTTGGTCGCAAAACTGGATAGGTTTTTCAAACACTGAACATTCTGTTTCCGAACTCGAAATTTTAAGTTCCACATCTCAGTCTGTAAGTCTTAAACTCACCGTTCCGGGTATTTACAAAACCGATACATTAGTAAACGGTACATCTTATAGCCGTTTGATTTTACCCGGCGGCGAAGCCGTTAATCCTGCTGGTTATCCTGAAATTCCTACTCTTAGGTATCAGGTGGCTATACCTGTGTGTGAAGAAATAGATATTGAATATCAGATTATTTCGCGCCAATCAATGACTTCATATAAATTATATCCTGTGCCTGATATTATTTTCGGACAGGATAGCGATGGGCATCCTGTACAAACCGAAGTGTTTTACATAAATAATGATGCATATTCACTGCCGTGTTCTTCATTTCTGGAACCTTTTGCAGAAGTTGTTTCGGCCGGAGCACTTCGTTCTCAGCGTTTTGCAGAGCTATTGTTGCACCCCGTGGAATATTGTCCGCTAACAAATCAATTATCCGTAATAGATAGAGTAGAAATAATTTTAACTTTCACTAATCCTCAAGGCGATATACGACAAAATACAGGTATTTTTAATAAAGTAGCCGCAACTACTTTTATTAATTATGAAGATAACGGAATTAGTGCTTTGGTAAACGACAAGGCATTTGAAAAAGACGGTTTTGAACAGGGTAATGTACAATATATTAACCTCACAGATACTGCACAGGCATGCCAACTTGTTGCCGATTATCTGATTATTACCGATCCTGCCTTCTTTAATCCTTCCGACCCCAACTCGCAATTGACCCGTTTAGCAGAACACCGGGCTTTTTATAACGGCTTTGATGTAGTAATTCTTAATGTGGCGGATATACTTTCTGATGCGGTAGGATTTTATTATGAAGGACAAGATAGCATCCCATCACAAAGTAAATATAAAAAAGAGCAGCGTATCCGCACCTGTATTCGTTGTGTTTACGAAGGTAAGAATGCGCAGCACACCTTAGACGGGCATTTGGCTTATGTATTGCTTGTAGGAGATGTTTATGAAAACAATACAGGTATGCCAACATCATTCGATCATGATATTGCAGTTTATAATAATCCTAATGATATTATGCCTTCAGATTATTACTACAGTTGTATAACCAAAGATGAAGAAGGAGAATATGATGATGTCGGCGATCTGTTTATCGGTAGGTTTAGCGTTGAAAATAATGAACATTTATATAATATGGTTGAAAAGACTTTCTTCAGGGAAAGGGATATTACTAATAGGGCCTATATTAAAAATGGGTCATACATTAATAATTATAGCCTTAGTAGTAGTTATGGTTATCTTTTGTATAATGCAGAGTTTGGCGACTTTATAAATTCATTAAGACATATTAACTATTGGAGGTTTAGGTATTTTGATTGTTTGAACACTTGGACATGGTCACTACCGATTAACGAGAGTTTTTTATTTAGTTTATGGGATTCCAATTTTACCCAGTATTTTGGTAAAGGCGGCATAGATAATTGGGAGTATATAACCCAACTTGATTTTTCCAATGAACTTAATAATGAACGTAATTACACATTTATCAATGCTTATGCACCGGAAACAGGTCATTTTGATAATGCGGAATGTTTGGGGGAATTTCTTACCCGTTATTCACCGCATAAAGGTGCTGTAGGTTATATTGGCGCCTCTCGTTTTATTTCAACAACTATTACGATTCCTATATATTATCCGCCATATCACTCAAATATTCGTTATTATTTTGAACTTATGCCGTATAATCTTATGGCAAATAATATTTCGATAGTAGGTGAATTGATGCTTGCAAGTAAAGTTGCTGGCAGTGTTAATTTAAATAAAAAGCAAAATAAATATGCACTAAATCTGTTTGGAGATCCGGCGCTTAATCTTTTTGCTCACGGTTTCGAGATAACACGGGATGCAACTACAGATGATATTGCAGAAATTCCATGTAAAGTTCGTGTTCACAACAATGCAACATTAACAATCCTGAGCAACCATTCATTGAATTTACTTAACGGGGGCAAATTAATTATTGAAAATAACGGAAATTTAGTCATTCAGTCCGGTGCACAAATTAACGGTGTCGCAGGAGATTCTATCCCTGCAATACAAGTAAAAGGCGGCGGTTTCATAGTAGGCGATAATGTAGCATTTAATAATGTCAACGGTATTTTATTGGAAAATACTAATAGTTCATCAAATCCCTGGTTGTATGATGGAGATAAACAATATAACTTGAGAAATGTTACTTTTAATAACACTAAACTTACGCATAGAGGAACCAAACTGAATATTTCTAACTGTATTTTTAATAACGGCAGTAATGTCGAAACATTTGCAAGCGTATCTGTGTTGGATAGTTGTGTTTTTAATGAAACTGCATTCTTATCGGATTATTCTGCGGCAACAATTAATGATACGGATTTTAAACCAACAGCAACGATTAGTAATAATAATTTTACAGACAATGATAGTTGTCCAGCAATACTTCTCAAAAATTTATCAATGTATGATATTTCTAATAATTTGATTAGCGGCTATAAAACCGGGATTTCATTGAGCGGTTGCGGTGGAAATACTTTATCTGAGTCGCAGAACGTTAGAGTATCCGTTATTATCCGTAAAAATAATATCTCCGGCTGTGAAACCGGAATAGAACTCTATAATTCTGTTGGCGATTTTAGATCCAATAATATTTACGAGAATAATTTCGGGATACAACTCTATAATAACTGTTATACAACATTCAATAATTACCTGCAAAACGCCCAGATTATCCAAGATAACAGTTCTTTCGAATTATATGCTTCGGCAAACTCTTTTCCTGTTATGTTTCAATATAATCAAATAGTAGATGAAGATAATCTCGGTAATGATTATTACGATCCCTTGATTTATTGGGATGTTATTTCTCCATACTTAGGAAATGCACAAGATATTAATAATAATTACTGGGGAGAGAATTTTGATAGAGAAGAAGATCTTTATCCTTTCAAATCTTTTAGTTGCGATTTAATTTGGGAGCCGGGAAAATCTTCATCATCTGAACCTGATTTAGCGGCAATTCTTTATGAAGCGGGTTTAGCTTATTTTGCTATAGAAGATTATGGTAATGCCGGAGCAAGCTTTAAGGAATTAATTGAAGGCTATCCGGAAAGTCGGTTTGCTGTTGCCGCCTTGCATGAGCTTTTTGCATTAGAGCAATTAACAAATAAAGATTATAATAATTTATATGATTACTTTTCTTCTATATCTCCTTCTGATTCTTCTTTATTTAGTGTTGCGGATTTTTTGGCAACACGCTGCAATATAAAGGAAAAATCATGGCAACTTGCAATAGATTGGTATGAAGATAGAATTGAAAATCCGCCGAGCTATGCCGACAGCATTTTTGCCGTTATTGACCTTGGTGATATCCATTTGATTATGGAAATTGAAGAAGATACTTCCGGCTTGAAGTCAAATGCTATTTATAATTATCGTTTAGCCGAAATCAAGCCTGAATCTATTCAAGCACATAAAGAGAAAACAGAGGTGCTATTAGCCGGTTTGCCTAAAATAGAGAAGACTCAAACAGAAAATTATAATAAACAAAATAACTCCAAAGGAATCTTGAGTCAGAATATTCCTAATCCGGCTACAGGAAGTACAATAATAAATTATGAAATCTTTACCGAAGGTAATGTTGAAGTTCGAATTTATAATACGTTAGGACAATTGATAAAAAATTCTATTCAAGGAAAGCTCAATAAAGGAAATTATCAAACACAGATTTCATTATCAGATATTTCTACCGGAATTTATTATTACGTATTGTATATAAATAATGAAAAAGCAGATGCAAGAAAATTGGTTGTGAATAGGTAA
- a CDS encoding AraC family transcriptional regulator, with the protein MEAKNEKYITFNYSDIIYSYYFSDDCMCTKMVRDHFLVYVYSGEYVLEEGKKKTVVRPGECVFLRRDNRVEMTKQPKNGEPFMGIFICYKRDFLRKVLQKFEKRDLSIETTKHKQSVIKLPETPDIKGLFLSITPYFDSSIKPSDDIMCLKMLEGVHSLLNIDERFYATLFDFTEPWKIDIIDFLDENYMYELSIDEIASFTGRSLSTFKRDFKKISELSPEKWIIQRRLEAAYEKLQEVGKSVSDVYIEVGFKNLSHFSSAFKKQYGVTPSSMGQIYY; encoded by the coding sequence ATGGAAGCTAAAAACGAGAAATACATTACGTTTAATTATTCGGACATTATTTATAGTTACTATTTCAGTGACGACTGTATGTGTACGAAGATGGTGCGCGACCATTTCCTAGTTTATGTTTATTCCGGTGAATATGTTCTGGAGGAAGGAAAAAAGAAAACTGTAGTTCGTCCGGGCGAATGTGTCTTCTTACGACGGGATAACCGCGTTGAAATGACAAAACAACCGAAGAACGGCGAACCATTTATGGGAATATTTATCTGTTATAAACGCGATTTTCTGCGTAAAGTTTTACAAAAATTCGAAAAAAGAGATTTATCCATCGAAACAACAAAGCACAAACAAAGTGTTATTAAGTTACCCGAAACCCCAGATATTAAAGGACTTTTCCTGTCGATTACTCCATATTTCGATTCATCGATAAAACCATCGGACGATATAATGTGTCTGAAAATGTTGGAAGGCGTCCACTCTTTGCTGAATATTGACGAACGGTTTTATGCTACACTTTTTGATTTTACCGAACCTTGGAAAATAGATATTATTGATTTTTTGGATGAGAATTACATGTATGAATTATCTATTGATGAGATAGCATCTTTTACAGGACGAAGCCTTTCTACATTTAAGCGGGATTTTAAAAAGATAAGCGAGTTGTCTCCGGAAAAATGGATAATTCAAAGGCGGCTCGAAGCAGCATACGAAAAATTGCAGGAAGTTGGGAAATCCGTTTCGGATGTATATATCGAAGTCGGGTTTAAAAATTTATCGCATTTTTCATCAGCATTCAAGAAACAATATGGAGTAACTCCAAGTAGTATGGGACAAATATATTATTAA
- a CDS encoding NAD(P)H-dependent oxidoreductase: MKTIVLSLIIMTTAISAFGQNNKTLVVYYSRTGNTEAMAKQIQTLTKADIFRIETVNAYPEGYHETTDVAKEEKNNNVRPEIKGKVENINQYDTVFVGFPIWWGTYPMAIATFLDNYNLENKTIIPFCTHGGGGVDQGFIDVNKLTPKSNHKDGLSLSGSRANNSKSEIEKWLREIEVNK; the protein is encoded by the coding sequence ATGACAACAGCTATTTCTGCGTTCGGGCAGAACAACAAAACATTGGTAGTGTATTATTCCCGTACAGGAAACACGGAAGCCATGGCTAAACAAATACAAACACTGACAAAAGCGGATATATTTCGCATTGAGACAGTTAATGCTTATCCGGAAGGTTATCATGAAACAACAGACGTTGCGAAAGAAGAAAAAAACAATAATGTTCGTCCCGAAATAAAAGGGAAAGTGGAAAATATAAATCAATACGATACGGTTTTTGTGGGTTTTCCTATCTGGTGGGGAACTTATCCGATGGCGATAGCGACTTTCTTGGATAATTATAATCTTGAAAACAAAACGATTATCCCATTCTGCACACATGGCGGAGGTGGTGTTGATCAAGGATTTATCGATGTTAATAAACTAACTCCGAAATCAAACCACAAAGACGGACTTAGCTTGAGCGGAAGTCGTGCAAACAATTCAAAATCCGAAATTGAAAAATGGCTTCGGGAAATAGAGGTTAATAAATAA